tgggttaAATATTTCCAAATGACGAAGAAACCCCAGAATCGGTCTTTTACAATgtaaacataaaccgattctggggtTGAGTTTTTTCAATCGACGAATAAAACCCATAAACGATTTTTGTTAATGATCACATAAATCGATTGTAGGAAACAGAGTTTATAAGTGTCCATATGATCCGATTGTGTcgtactttcagaaacaaaatatcaCATAGTTCAGGAAATTAACGCATTACGTATATAAGACAATTCAGTATGCGAATTCTTGAATGTGGCACATCAATACATCGTTGATGATCCTCCGAGCACAACGGTACAACACCCGCATTTTCCTTATGATGAATGAACTTCTTTTCCCCATTATGGATTTGCCATAGTTCGTTAAATCGTTTCCACTGCATTTAAATCAGTTATTCAATGTTGTATGCGAAAATTAAACCATGAGATAGGTATTAAGATATCGGATTATTCACCTTTTTCAGTAGGTGGAGCTTGTGGATGATGGTTGTTCACCATTTTGctaactttaacatactctcgTTACTCGTGTTGAGATTTTTATGTATTGGAATCAAAAAGCCAAGTCTCTTCATCTACGATTTTTTCATTCGTGGTGCGCtcctaatataactctttgaCTATCTTCTAAAAAGTCGAACATAGTTCGTCGGGACGTTTGTGGAAGGTGGGGATGAGCGATTTCACGAGATGCATATCTTCTTCCGGatcccattccattttctaggctcAGGGTGTGATATGGTAGTGGCTCAAAGGGGTTGTCTTTATATAAATAAAAGGCTCAACgaccatttttttttgaaattaattctcaCAATCGGTTTTTAGAAATGCCCACATACACCGATTGTAGCCTTGCAAAATCATGTAAAATCTTCCTCGACGCAATCGGTTTTTATTACTGCATTTTGTGAGAAGGGTATAATCATTTTTTCATAATGTCttttaattaaccaaaaggtattttaatatttccgccccaaaaaacaccccttagcagacaccatTGAATAGGAATAGTAATTTATCCCCAATTAATTATGTATCCCCAATTACACATTCTTATGAAAGTAACCTATTATATGAGCGGAGGGTTTTATTAGAGGGGATGATCTaacaggacaaaaagggtcattattATAGTAATTTCAAGTGTCCCTTATAAAAACATATATaatgactaattaacccttacatagtttagtgttgataatttaGTTTAGTGATTGATAATTTAGTTTAGTTTTGCTAATCAAATTTAACTTATATTAActctaaaacaaaacaaaatcatagTTTAGagtttagaaagaaaaaaagtgtagaggagaaaaaaataaaactttttgtgatatttgtgaaaccctagattttaattcactcaaccaaatgagtgattccagttgcAAAttccaggtatacttctaaattagttccaattagatttttgttgctcaaaattatctaaattacgtaaacaaaatcaaaacttttacattttcagagctaattacggttggaattgtgcacgtaaccaaccgtaaattaaagttacggttcgtaaaatatgaattacCAATCGTAAGGTTATAAATGGTTAAATTTAAAACCAGTTACGATTGGTAACCAAATACTCGATATGAACCGTAACACGGTTTGTAAGTTGAGTAttgataccaaccgtaactaaacTACGGTTGGTATATCAACTAAAATGTTGAATCGTAAACATTATTTGAATGAAGCTCTTTCCCTTTCTGATTGTGCAGCCCTTAAAGCGAGATTGTGCACTATATTACCCCCAGAACTGTCTCCAAAACCAAGTACGTAGAAACCTTGTAATCTTTACCGCTCCTGAGCCAATGCCTATACTGCACCCACTTCACAGCTTCCATACCATCGCCATATCCACATGGGAACTTATTTGCAGGAGAAAGCCGGTAGCCTACACTTACGACCACAGATCTACTGACTTTCACAATTCGGCAGCAGAAGATGTCGTAAATATCAAATTTTAGGAAGAGTGCACGAAGCTCCCCCCGTGAAAGAAGATGATCACGGGAACAAACACATCTGATTTCAGAGGCTTTTGACAGTTCAAACGATTTGGTTGAACCTCCCCATCCTGATGGAGCCTGTAAACCCTGATGAGAAGCCCGAGACTTTCCAATACGCAAATCGAAGGAATATACACCATCTACAGGTTGTAGGTTTGGACGGAATTTCCTGTCCACCAATTCTGCTAGATTGTTCAGACTTTCATCTGGTTTTCTAAGCGGGGCGTAAAACTGTCTGAAAACTGATAACAGTACCATCTCACTTGTGTTCTTATGATTGTCCATGTAATCTTCTAATAGAGAAACTGGGGAGGAGGAAGAGGGAGAGGGCCTTTTTAAAGTTTCACAAACTAAAAGACCCACCACCAAGATCTCTTTCACCAACTCACTCACTAACACAATCTCTTAAACTTTATCTCCCACAGCACACACGGTTTTGTAACTTTAGAATCTAATTTGCTTATACATTTTCTTTATAGTTTTCCATTTAAGACCTGCAACCAAAAATAACATATCTTGGTATTAGTTGTTACCTTATAAAAAGACAATAAGCAACCTTCTACTTTCCTTATTTCTTTCTGAATAAGATAAAAAATTGCAGAAAACAGGGTGAACAAAAAATTAGCTTAAAGAACAGAGGAAATTTATCAGCTCTCAACGAAAAAGTGGAATATAATCTATTTACTTAAAAATCAGATACAAAGGGGTATTAGAAATTTAAGAACAAATCCCTCCATCAAAAAACTTGTTGTGTATTTGAACAATCACATAATTTAAATTTAGAAATTTTAGTGTTGATATATAATTTAGTTTAGTGGTTGATAATTTAGTTTAGTTTTGCTAatcaaatttcacttatattaactctaaaacaaaataaaatttgattttaAAGTTTAGAAAGAAAAAGAGTGTAGaggagaaaataaaagaaaactttttgtgatatttgtgaaaccctagattttgattcactcaaccaaaatgagtgattccagttgcAAATTCCAGATATACTTCTAAATTAATTCCAAtaagctttttgttgctcaaaattatctaaaatacgtaaaaaatcaatacttttacattttcagagctaattacggttggaattgtgTACGTAACCAACCATAAAtttaagttacggttcgtataagatgaactaccaactgtaACTGTTTAAATAGGGAAAACCCAACCGTAATACCATTTACGTTTGGTAACCAAATACTCGATACGAACCGTAACACACTTACAGTTCGTAAGTTGAGGATCGATACCAACTGTAACTAAACTACGGTTGGTATATCAACTAAAATGCTGAATCGTaaacattatttgaacttaagtTGAGACACAGGAATATTTACAGTTGATAATGTTAATATAAATACTTaccgtaactaaattacggttCGTAATCGTGTTGTCGATATCCGTAAGTGAAGTTACGATTGTAAAAAAAAACGTAACTAAACAAAATTCTCAGAtctaagaacatacggttggtaattgaactattacaaaccataacaacatcaaaatctccagttaTTGTTCATAATTGAGTTAAAAGCAACTATAACTCACATTAAACCAGGATTTTGAATTTTAATTTTCATataaaaccttaatttttgatacaaatttaacttaaatcaataaaattaatctaaaccctaactgggtttttcgaaacatacctcacATAAGTCTtaaatcgaagacgatgaaattttcagttttaatggaggttactgttgatgaagaagaagataggaTGAAGAAGACTGATTTAGTTTTCTATcttctgattcattaggtttaaaaatagtggagaacaatttaatttttttaattaaaaaaaggaAGGATAGATTAATCCATTTAAAGCTAAAAGGGTAATCTTGTCAATTTATAGTACCAATAGATATCCTTTAACCAACTGGAGGGACATTATTATCATGTTTCAGCCCCTCTAATAAAACCCCTCCGCCCCTGTAACAGGTTATTACTTATGAAAACAGTGGACCTGTGGGGCAAATGATATGGATCTCCTATCTCAAGTTCGGCCCAAATGTAAAGTGATCATAGTAACAAACTAACAATCCTTAAGTTCTCTTCTCTCTTTCTCTAATTTGAAATCGAACTAAACCCCATAACCTGTGGATGGAGATTTCTATTACTACAAATTGATTATTAAAATGGCGAGAATCATCAAGAAAGTTGTtacatcttcaataataacccCAATACTAGTAGCCTATATACGAGGAAGACTCCTCGTAGAAATTACTAAAGCTATGTTTGCTTACATACTCTTAGGTAACCCCTATGTAATATGATAGTCTGCTCTTATCATTCTGTAACAAACTGTACAATCTCTTTCTTTTGCTTAACTGTCAGTTGCTTAACTGTCAGTCCTTTTCCTCTTTTGTACTGACAGCTATATAAGCTAATCACATGTCCCTTGTAATGTATTGAATTTACTTTTCAATTTCTATAAGATTTCTCCATGGTATCAGAGCCTATCTGGGCCTGATCACGTTTCTTTCTTCCGCCATTAAACCAGCAACAAAATTTTCTTACTGCaaaattttcttgattttttctttCACCAACAATGGATTTGATCATAACCAAAGTTCCTTTGAATACTATAACTAACATTGTTCTTGCCAAACTTCAAGATCACAACTATCTTACCTGGAAATCTCTTCTACAACCTTTATTCAAACGTTATAATGCTCTTCCTTATATTAATGAAACTAAACCTTGTACACTCAAATTTTTTTATGCTACAAGAGATGCAGATCCAGCAGATACTATCAATCCTGAGTGGATCAAGTGGAATGAAGaggatcaaaccctaattctttggATCCAGTCTACAATTTCAGAGAATGTAATTTCTTATGTGGCATGTCCAGAAACATTTTTTGATCTTTGGAAAGATATTAAAGAAAGGTATGTTGTATCTTTAACCACTCACATTATTCAATTGCGTAACAAACTTTCTTCTCTTAAACAAGGTAACTCTCCAgttcttgtttttcttaatgAAATCAAGAAAATCTCAGATTCACTTTCAGCAGCTGGATCTCCTATCAATGAAAGTGAAATGCTAGTCTATGTTCTTAGTGGATTAAACTCCAGTTTTGATTCCTTTTCCACCTCTATTCGAGTTCGTAAGCCACAATAACTCTAGGCATATTACATAATCTCTTACTGAGTAAAGAAATTGTTCTTTTCTGAAAGATCTAAATCGTCGATTCATTCTGATGAAACTAAATCATTTACATCATATAGACCTCCTAATCGACCTTTCTTCAATCCTATTACAAGACCTAAATCTTTCAACTCATCTTTTAGACCAAGATCTTTATCATCATATTCTTTCAGACCACAATTTCAACCACCATAATCTTATCCTTCAGTTACAACTGCATCTTCGTTTCCTAAAAAATACGTTGATACTAATCCTTTTGTTGTTGGATCATCAAACACCTCCACCTTATCAAAATACTGGTTCTACTTCTGCTGGTTACAATTACTATGGCTCAACAAAACCGAATTGTCAGATGTGCTTTAAATATGGTCATTATGCTATTGATGGAATCACATGATGAACTTTTCTTATCAAGGCAGACCAATCCCTCTAAATCTTCATGCCATGTTAGCCACACCAGATATTCTTGGTGAAAACCATTGGTATGCTGATTCTGGAGCAACCAATCACATTATTTCTGATACTTCAGATTTGACAGATTACTCTTACAATGTCAATGAACAAATTCAAACTGCAAATGAAGAAGGTATGAAAATCACTGATATTGGTAATTCTACTAGATTTTTTATTGCATAATTAAGTCAATTTACCAAATATACTTCATGTTCCTACTGCTTCCCATAAACTACTTTCATTGCATAAGTTTACTAAGCACAATAATTGTAGTGTCAAATTTGAATGTGACAAACTCTATGTGAAGGATCTTCACTCTGGGAGGAGAAGTTTCCAAGgacagagtagaaatagactttatcCCATGCATCTTTTGGACACCCCAACTACTTCAACTGATCCAACTGATGATGCCACTGGACATACTGCTTTATCTGCCGATACACTCTCCAGTTTCTTGCTTCATCAAAGACTATGCCATCCTTGTTTTCAATCTTTTCAGAGAATTTGTCACTCTATGTCG
This DNA window, taken from Papaver somniferum cultivar HN1 chromosome 3, ASM357369v1, whole genome shotgun sequence, encodes the following:
- the LOC113359992 gene encoding gibberellin receptor GID1B-like, with translation MVLLSVFRQFYAPLRKPDESLNNLAELVDRKFRPNLQPVDGVYSFDLRIGKSRASHQGLQAPSGWGGSTKSFELSKASEIRCVCSRDHLLSRGELRALFLKFDIYDIFCCRIVKVSRSVVVSVGYRLSPANKFPCGYGDGMEAVKWVQYRHWLRSGKDYKVSTYLVLETVLGVI